One stretch of Nocardioides perillae DNA includes these proteins:
- a CDS encoding acetyl-CoA hydrolase/transferase family protein: MDASLTLAAALRRLPEDPRVVVTGNHATPWHLLGLVDAALPAYRLWTLNGQPGLPDREGVVLETCFVGPGQRRSPRLSYVPSRLSLVPTLFSTSLPPDAVLLHTTRPEGGRVSLGTEVNVLPAAVEAVRARGGLVVAQVDAHVPWTYGDAELDLDLVDVLVEADEPPVHAPLVRVDDEAARIGELVAGRVADGSTLQAGIGAVPDAALRGLADRRGLRVWTEMFSDSVLALERAGALDADVPVTASFLFGSEEMHDWVDRNERVRLLRTETTNDPALIARNPRMVSVNTALQVDLFGQANASRIAARIHSGFGGQTDFIVGALHSAGGQAVIALRSWHPKADVSTIVPLVEEPVTSFQMSAVVTEQGVAEVFGRDQGEQARQLVEHAAHPQVREELREEGVALGLLPPR, encoded by the coding sequence GTGGACGCCTCGCTGACCCTCGCCGCCGCCCTCCGCCGGCTGCCGGAGGACCCCCGCGTCGTCGTGACCGGCAACCACGCCACCCCGTGGCACCTCCTGGGTCTCGTCGACGCCGCGCTGCCGGCGTACCGCCTGTGGACCCTCAACGGGCAGCCGGGGCTCCCGGACCGCGAGGGCGTCGTGCTCGAGACCTGCTTCGTCGGGCCGGGGCAGCGGCGCAGCCCGCGGCTGTCCTACGTGCCGTCGCGGCTCTCGCTGGTGCCGACGCTCTTCTCGACCTCGCTCCCGCCCGACGCGGTGCTGCTGCACACCACGCGGCCCGAGGGCGGCCGGGTCTCGCTCGGCACCGAGGTCAACGTGCTCCCGGCCGCCGTGGAGGCCGTGCGGGCGCGGGGCGGGCTCGTGGTCGCGCAGGTCGACGCGCACGTCCCGTGGACCTACGGCGACGCCGAGCTCGACCTCGACCTCGTCGACGTGCTGGTCGAGGCCGACGAGCCGCCCGTGCACGCCCCCCTCGTCCGGGTCGACGACGAGGCCGCCCGCATCGGCGAGCTCGTGGCCGGGAGGGTGGCCGACGGCTCGACGCTGCAGGCCGGCATCGGTGCCGTGCCCGACGCCGCGCTGCGCGGGCTCGCCGACCGGCGCGGGCTGCGGGTGTGGACCGAGATGTTCTCCGACTCCGTGCTCGCGCTCGAGCGGGCGGGCGCGCTCGACGCCGACGTGCCGGTGACCGCGTCGTTCCTCTTCGGCTCCGAGGAGATGCACGACTGGGTCGACCGCAACGAGCGCGTGCGCCTGCTGCGCACCGAGACCACCAACGACCCCGCCCTCATCGCGCGCAACCCGCGGATGGTGAGCGTCAACACCGCGCTGCAGGTCGACCTCTTCGGCCAGGCCAACGCCTCACGGATCGCCGCGCGCATCCACTCCGGCTTCGGCGGCCAGACCGACTTCATCGTGGGGGCGCTCCACAGCGCGGGCGGCCAGGCGGTCATCGCGCTGCGCTCGTGGCACCCCAAGGCCGACGTCTCGACGATCGTGCCGCTGGTCGAGGAGCCGGTGACGTCGTTCCAGATGAGCGCGGTGGTCACCGAGCAGGGCGTCGCCGAGGTCTTCGGCCGCGACCAGGGCGAGCAGGCGCGCCAGCTGGTCGAGCACGCCGCCCACCCGCAGGTCCGCGAGGAGCTGCGGGAGGAGGGCGTCGCGCTCGGCCTGCTGCCGCCGCGCTGA
- a CDS encoding NAD(P)H-dependent oxidoreductase, whose product MSDIRALVLVCTLKPSPSESSSELIGRRVLERLEAHGATGEVVRVVDHDVRFGVSTDEGDGDEWPAIREKVLDADVLVLATPIWMGQPSSVAKMVLERLDAEISETDDEGRPLMYGKVAIVAVVGNEDGAHHSHAECFQALNDVGFTVPANGSTYWVGEAMQGTDYSEKSPEPEATAGTNDTAAANAVHLARLLQGAPYPAQG is encoded by the coding sequence GTGTCCGACATCCGCGCCCTCGTCCTCGTCTGCACCCTCAAGCCCAGCCCGTCGGAGTCCAGCTCCGAGCTGATCGGCCGCCGCGTCCTCGAGCGGCTCGAGGCCCACGGCGCCACCGGCGAGGTGGTGCGGGTGGTCGACCACGACGTCCGCTTCGGCGTGAGCACCGACGAGGGCGACGGCGACGAGTGGCCCGCGATCCGCGAGAAGGTGCTCGACGCCGACGTGCTGGTGCTCGCCACGCCGATCTGGATGGGCCAGCCGAGCTCGGTGGCCAAGATGGTGCTCGAGCGCCTCGACGCCGAGATCAGCGAGACCGACGACGAGGGCCGGCCCCTGATGTACGGCAAGGTCGCGATCGTGGCCGTCGTCGGCAACGAGGACGGCGCCCACCACAGCCACGCCGAGTGCTTCCAGGCCCTCAACGACGTCGGCTTCACCGTCCCGGCCAACGGCAGCACCTACTGGGTCGGCGAGGCCATGCAGGGCACCGACTACTCCGAGAAGAGCCCGGAGCCCGAGGCGACCGCCGGCACCAACGACACCGCGGCCGCCAACGCCGTGCACCTCGCCCGCCTGCTGCAGGGCGCGCCGTACCCCGCCCAGGGCTGA
- a CDS encoding SRPBCC family protein yields MISHTRRIEATPAQVWEVLADGWLYPLWVVGATRMRAVDDHWPAVGSRLHHSVGAWPLVIDDQTVVEESEPDRLLQLHAKGWPLGTARVVMELAPAEGGATDVTMSEDAHQGPGRLVPAFVRQPPMLWRNHEALRRLALLVEGRVSHRRGTVEPD; encoded by the coding sequence ATGATCTCCCACACGCGACGCATCGAGGCCACGCCCGCCCAGGTCTGGGAGGTCCTGGCGGACGGTTGGCTCTACCCGCTGTGGGTCGTCGGCGCGACGCGGATGCGGGCGGTCGACGACCACTGGCCGGCGGTCGGCTCCCGGTTGCACCACTCCGTCGGCGCCTGGCCGCTCGTGATCGACGACCAGACCGTGGTCGAGGAGTCCGAGCCGGACCGGCTGCTGCAGCTGCACGCCAAGGGCTGGCCGCTCGGCACCGCCCGCGTCGTCATGGAGCTCGCCCCCGCCGAGGGGGGCGCCACCGACGTGACCATGTCGGAGGACGCCCACCAGGGCCCGGGCCGCCTCGTGCCGGCCTTCGTGCGGCAGCCGCCGATGCTGTGGCGCAACCACGAGGCGCTGCGCCGCCTCGCCCTCCTCGTGGAGGGTCGGGTCTCCCACCGCCGTGGCACCGTCGAACCCGACTGA
- a CDS encoding fused MFS/spermidine synthase has protein sequence MSGRVAGALVFWTNAAVLVVELVALRLLAPYLGLTLQTNTLVIGTALAAIAAGSWLGGRAADRVAPRLVLGPLVGVSGAAVAVTPFLVRGAGATGDGLLLLLAAGGTILVPGALLSAVTPMVTKLVLTDLDETGTVVGRLSGIGTAGAIVGTVVTGFVLVSTVPVTGILVGLGVALLLTALAVDLGVRGWSRRGRAVTAGVVAAGGLLAVVAPGGCDVETTYHCARVEADPEREGGRVLVLDTLRHSYVDLDDPEHLEFAYVQAIASVADTAFPAGEALRAHHLGGGGLTLPRYLAAVRPGTTSTVSEIDPGVVQVDEERLDLGDVPGVEVRVEDARLGLERVADDSVDLVVGDAFGGVSVPFHLATREAMVQVRRVLVDDGVYAANLIDYGPLAFARAELATLGAVWEHVALLGDPDTLARRDTPEAGGNVVAVASDAPLDTTALARRLDERGVGWDVLSGDALEAWVDGAQVLTDDHAPVDQLLTPYPAVVRSGHTRR, from the coding sequence GTGAGCGGACGCGTCGCGGGCGCGCTGGTCTTCTGGACCAACGCCGCGGTGCTCGTCGTCGAGCTGGTCGCGCTGCGCCTGCTCGCGCCCTACCTCGGCCTGACGCTGCAGACCAACACCCTCGTCATCGGCACCGCGCTCGCGGCCATCGCCGCCGGCTCGTGGCTCGGCGGACGCGCCGCCGACCGGGTCGCCCCGCGGCTCGTGCTGGGGCCGCTGGTCGGGGTGTCGGGCGCGGCGGTCGCCGTCACGCCGTTCCTCGTGCGCGGGGCCGGCGCGACCGGCGACGGGCTGCTGCTCCTGCTCGCTGCCGGCGGCACGATCCTGGTGCCGGGGGCGCTGCTCTCGGCCGTCACGCCGATGGTCACCAAGCTGGTGCTCACCGACCTCGACGAGACCGGCACCGTCGTGGGACGGCTCTCGGGGATCGGCACGGCCGGCGCGATCGTCGGCACGGTCGTCACCGGCTTCGTGCTGGTCTCGACCGTGCCCGTCACCGGCATCCTCGTGGGCCTCGGCGTCGCGCTGCTGCTCACCGCCCTCGCCGTCGACCTCGGCGTGCGCGGGTGGAGCCGGCGCGGCCGCGCGGTCACCGCCGGCGTCGTGGCGGCCGGCGGGCTGCTCGCCGTCGTCGCGCCGGGCGGCTGCGACGTCGAGACGACCTACCACTGCGCGCGGGTCGAGGCCGACCCCGAGCGCGAGGGCGGCCGGGTGCTGGTGCTCGACACGCTCCGCCACTCCTACGTCGACCTCGACGACCCCGAGCACCTCGAGTTCGCCTACGTGCAGGCCATCGCGTCGGTCGCCGACACCGCGTTCCCGGCCGGCGAGGCGCTGCGCGCGCACCACCTCGGCGGCGGCGGGCTCACGCTGCCGCGCTACCTCGCGGCGGTGCGTCCCGGCACCACCAGCACCGTCTCGGAGATCGACCCCGGCGTGGTGCAGGTCGACGAGGAGCGGCTGGACCTCGGCGACGTGCCCGGCGTCGAGGTGCGGGTGGAGGACGCCCGGCTCGGCCTCGAGCGGGTCGCCGACGACAGCGTCGACCTCGTCGTCGGCGACGCCTTCGGCGGGGTCAGCGTGCCCTTCCACCTCGCCACCCGCGAGGCGATGGTGCAGGTGCGGCGTGTGCTGGTCGACGACGGCGTCTACGCCGCCAACCTCATCGACTACGGCCCGCTCGCCTTCGCCCGCGCCGAGCTCGCGACCCTGGGCGCGGTGTGGGAGCACGTCGCGCTGCTCGGCGACCCCGACACCCTCGCGCGGCGCGACACCCCGGAGGCCGGCGGCAACGTCGTCGCGGTCGCCTCCGACGCGCCGCTCGACACCACCGCGCTGGCGCGGCGCCTCGATGAGCGGGGCGTCGGCTGGGACGTGCTGAGCGGCGACGCCCTCGAGGCGTGGGTGGACGGTGCGCAGGTCCTCACCGACGACCACGCGCCGGTCGACCAGCTGCTCACCCCCTACCCCGCCGTCGTCCGCTCGGGCCACACCCGCAGGTAG